The Octopus sinensis linkage group LG9, ASM634580v1, whole genome shotgun sequence genomic sequence actgctttagcaaaatattcttttctactctaggcagaaggcccgaaatttgtggggagggggccagtcgattagatcaaccccagtgcacaactggtacttaattcatcgacctcgaaaggatgaaaggcaaagtcaatcttggcggaatttaaactcagaacataaaggcaaaatattgaaatacgtgtgtgtacgtgcgtccATGcgtccatgtgtgcgtgtgtgtgtgtctgtctgtctgtgccttCAAGTGTCCCTAtcgtacaagcagtgtcatttgttttcaATCCTCCATGGAAGCATATCCAGACGGcggggaaatgttaccttgctttcCAAACAAGTAAGGGCTGGCGATTAGGAAACCATGGAGGGTCTGCTTCAATAAAACCCCCCTTGCAAGCCTGGGAATCTGGATGTTaaagcattgatgatgatgatgatgatgttagtggtgatGACTGTCTCCAAAACAAGAACATGGTTGCCTTCGTCTGGAATGCCCTTAATTACAAGGTCTCCTGGATTGGGGCCTGACTTGcaggaaaaaaaacaatgttggtgacaaccaccaccattactactactactactgctggtgctgctgctgctactactaaataTTACTGTCGTCATTTTatctctttaattctttttaaagattttatgaaTATCTAATTAATGAATATTTGTTATGATGATTAAGAGCAGAATTGGAATAACAAGATAAAATCGTATTTGGGTCATATGAAGTCAGAACAGTTGTAGAATTTCacatcaaagataaaaaaaagaaaagaaactggaaggaggaaaaaacaaagaaagaaacaaacaaaccaacaaagtaaaaaataaataaaatataaaagaaaataaaaaaaaataaaaaataacaaaaaatgccTACCTTGTTGTATCCAGAAATGTGTCATCAGAGCATTTGAGAAAATTTGCTGATGTTTTGGGGTTGGCAACCAAAACGATAAATAGCAGCGGGTTTTGTCTTGCGAAGATATTCTGACCCAGGACATCTGAACTAGCAGAATGAAGTTATTCTGTAAgtaggttttgttgttgttgttgttgtttagctcccagCCTGGCCCTTCAGTATCTTGGGCAGACCCCAGTTATTTTGCAAGCAATCTAAACCATGCTATCGAGGGATAACGTCCACCTGTCACAAAAAGGACCCTGAAAAGAATTAGGGGGGTTTGTCCTCCACtttccatttagccctgatcaagCAAACATTGGTTGAGAGACAttccagccatatatatatatatatatatatatatatatatattattatacacacatgtgtatatatatatatatatatatatatatatatatatatatactcttactctttctcttttacttgtttcagtcatttgactgcggccatgctggagcaccgcctataattgagcaactcggccccgggacttattctttttgtaagcccagtacttattctatcggtctcttttgccgaaccgctaagtaacggggacataaacacaccagcatcggttgtcaagcgatgttggggggacaaacacagacacacaatcacacacacatacatatatatatatatatatacatatatacgacaggcttctttcagtttccgtctaccaaatccactcacaaggcattggtcggcccggggctatagcagaagacacttgcccaagatgccacgcagtgggactgaacctggaaccatgtggttggttagcaagctacttaccacacagccatatatatatatatatacatatatatgacttttGTACATAACCCCATGTGCTGTATATACACCCTTGATGACTTGTAGTGctcctgagcactgtacacagtaattccattattattattattattattatcatggggAAGAACAAAGAATATACACCACTTGCTGGCTCTGCACCATTTAGCTGTCAGTTTTCTCCTTTCACTTATTTTCTATATAATCGCCTGCCCCCCCCCCTCTTTTCCTGtgtttttctttaatctttttgaTACTACATTCCTGTTAAAATaactattaagctggtgtttgaaacttcaattaacatgaaattttgatgaaaggttctGCTTTAGTTCACATCAGCCCTTTTGTTTCTGATGAAATACACCAACTTTGCTTcgattcattttgaaaattatgaataaataaatataataacattgtCATTGAAAAGCATGGAAAAGGATgcttaaagtgatgatgatgatgatgatgacgataatgatgctgatatCTCATGATTTTGCTTAGTGATGCtaccattgtttttattttaaatggttTTGAGGAAGCTGTGAGATGTTGTACAAGCAATTAGCTCCGAGTGCACTGctttttatagcagaaacagctgtaagctaatgcagGGGAATATGTAAcacctgttcttttgtcattcattatttgatgtgcacatgtgtgtgtgtgtgtgtgtgtgcgtgcatgtgtgtgtgagtgtgtattacccaacacatttttctctctgttttctcccttctttctccattttttcccctcttgtccctttctgtagaagagcctaggctcgaaacatcaaagacttttccatttttcctgagtatcaaactaatacacctgcctcttgttccctcacctgtctttgtcttcttaacatttgaactatatatataaaacatatacagcaacacataatataagagagagagagagagagagagagagacagagacagagagacagagagacagagagacagagagagagagagagagagcaaccaagtgaaagaaacacaaaaatggTGTTAtatgatttttctgtttttgcagTAATTTTCCTGCTGACTAGTTGCTTGGTGGTAGAAAAGACCCATGGTCTACCTGACCTGGCTGGAATCATTGCTGGCCTCAGCGGCAAAACAATTGAGTTGCTGAAAAAAGTCACAGTACCAATTTTGGATACACAGATTGGTTTCCTGAGAAGCCACATTGAACATCTGGTGTCGTTCTTCAAAGGAAGCGAAGGCGATGTAAGTATTCCCTTACTTTTATGCATTCTAAGGTTAATAAAAGTTCAATCAACAAATGCCAGGGCTATAAATCTGCTCCGCTCATCTTCCTTACCCCTCCTCATTTCTACCCCCATGTAGTGCCATCTCCTATCCTCTCTTctgttctccttcagttgtaGGGGCCACCTCAGGTCCTTAGTCTTTGCGAGGTATAAGGTGATCATCAATTAGTACaggtgccatggaaaaagcatCCAGAACATTCTATAGATTGGTTGGTATAAGGAAGGGCCTCTAGCTGTGGAAACCCTACCAGACGAGAGAGTGGGGCATGTCTTGATCTTCTGgttcatcagatcctgtcaaatcctccaacctatgctggcatgggataattgatgatgaggatgatgatggttgtggtggtggtggtagtggtgatggtagtagcagtggcagcagtggtggtggcagcggtggtggtgaggggaggaggaggagggaggatgaGGAAGGGGgtgaggaggaaggagaggagtaggaggagaagagatggaggaagaagaggaaggtgaTGAGAAGGGTGGTGGGGAGGTAGAAAAGGagggtgatgaggaggaggaggaagaggggagggaaggagagggaaatgaggagggggaagaggtgGAAGTGGAGGaagatggtggtggcagtagctTTAAAGATGGGtcatgtctgcgtatgtgtgtgtgtttgaagtaaTGTAATGGTAAGCTATTGGCAACCCAAGACTTTGATTGAAGTCCCCTTGCTTCTCGTTTCACTCAGTTCGTTCCTTATTCTCAGGGCTACCATCAGAGTCAATAACTAGACCAGCAGAGTTTATAGAAAGATGGATAAATTCCATTGCCACGAAGAGTAGAAAGTCTTACATTTCTGGATCTTACAATTCaacagaaaacaggaaaatatttGGCTGTTAAAGCAAGCAGGGGAGATCCAGAGCTTTCTTGACTTTGATCCATAGTTTACAGAGATTAAACTGACTGTCTTACAGTGATATCACCTTCCTTCCTTCATGAGCCAAAAGGGGATTAAGGGTCCATCATTCATTTAttcgctctctctttcatcttatatttatctaccttcctcactctctctttctcattccttgcttttcttcttcttgctctCACCTGCAcccatctcccccctctctctctctctctctctttgtttcttattcctcttctttcttcctttgacTAATCCCTccagaaaatatgtaaaaaagtCCCTGAAGGGCCATGAATTTGTTCTGGGGTAGTAGATGTAATCTTAGTTTGACAAACGCAATAATGTTTTCCATAAGGCAGCAAGAAATGTTAGCATGgagggtgaaatgcttaggggtgcttcttacattctgagttcaaatttgctggggttgaatttacctttcatcctttcgaagtcgataaattaagtaccagttgcatactggggtcgatctaatcgactgccccccctcccacttcccaaaaattttgggccttgtgcctagagtagaaagtaaTAATGTTTTCCATATTGGTGTGGGTTGAACAGGGACTTATTGAGCCAATGTGTTTATGGCggggtgctcttcctgtcatcaactctTGTCTGTTTTTTTCAAGTCAACTTTTGAAAGTGCAGAGTTTCAGGATGTTTTGAGAGTTGTTTACAGGGGGTGAAAACTTGACAACACTGTTTTCCTCATACAGTGTCATGTTACAatgttgaatacacacacacacacacacacacacacacacacacacacatgacaggcttctttcagtttccatctaccaaatctactcacaaggctttggttggcttgaggttataatagaagacacttgcccaaggtgccatgcagtgagactgaacccaggactatgtggttgggaagcaagcttcttaacacacagccacccttgcctatacatgtataaattttaATTGTTTCTTATTGTTATAATGGTATTTATTGGGGTAGGGgttatataatttgttatttttgtcgttgcactctgtcggttacgatccagttgatctgatcaatggaacagactgctcgtgaaattaacgtgtaagtggctgagaactccacagacatgtgtacccttaaaggagttctcggggagattcagcatgacacagagtgtgacaaggctggcccttttgaaatacaggtacaacataaaCAGGTGTTTtcgcttttaggtgttttcgctcaataaacactcacaacacccagtctggaaatcaaaaccacgatcccaaaaccacaagtccactgccctaaccactgggctattgtgccTCCATTTGGTATTTTATGTAACGGTTGAGCAAGGAATGAAAAATTATTGTTGCATATTCTTCTATTGATGTTTATTTTGGATTTTGGGTTTAACAGTAAAATGTGTTTTTTAAATAGTAAAATCAATGTCTTATTGTATTCCTTACTAGATACCTGTTCCAGAGACCagttttgttcttcattttgttGCTGACCGATGCCACATCATTGGGAAACGTTTCTTGTGTAAGTATAAAGCctgttttatttttgatatttctaataAACAACATGTCAtacaacagcaaaagcaacaacaaaaaaaaaacaggcttcACTTACGTCTCACAACAGAGTGGTCAGTTATAAGAAAGGGCACCCAGCTATAAAAGCAGTTGCTACAACAAATGACCATTGACATTCACAGTAACTCAGGCCTAAGAACTAACCAGGATGGTAGGCCTAACACGTCCCCCTTTAGTCTTTAAGCATTCAAATCACTCAagaaaatgtaatgcttatttattcccattgtttagTATGAACGGTGCATTgacttgtaactttgagatttcaatgatgggattTAGAAtgatgtagggtaggtgtgagaggacagatctggtcagtgttaaaataaaacaggtagaatatttgagccagaaaGGGTCagtttagatgctaaagggttaaacagagcACATTCTCTTGCAAGTATTCAGTCCGAACTCTCAGTTCTCTCCTTGTTCAGAAATTTGCGGTTTCGGTTTTTGGCACCAATCATATCGGTCTCACCAGTCTATGTGGGTGGGCTGTGGGACTACAAAGGTTACGTCACTGCCATTCTTTTAGACTTTGGTCCATCACCACCCCTAGGGCTAATAAGACCAGCAGGAACTTAACTTGGTTTCCATGttgtataagtgactgagatgcCAACATTCCCTCTCCCCTGGATGGGAT encodes the following:
- the LOC115215941 gene encoding uncharacterized protein LOC115215941 isoform X1; amino-acid sequence: MKLFLIFLLTSCLVVEKTHGLPDLAGIIAGLSGKTIELLKKVTVPILDTQIGFLRSHIEHLVSFFKGSEGDIPVPETSFVLHFVADRCHIIGKRFLLPDLFKCKAVVTENETKLTSTCTKGTQKEAISCAMEDVMNLIRLLSITLKNNEN
- the LOC115215941 gene encoding uncharacterized protein LOC115215941 isoform X3; the encoded protein is MKLFLIFLLTSCLVVEKTHGLPDLAGIIAGLSGKTIELLKKVTVPILDTQIGFLRSHIEHLVSFFKGSEGDIPVPETSFVLHFVADRCHIIGKRFLLRSFLKCKATVTEKQTGLAGTCQKHYQKEAIQCAMAKTVKLLRELIKKIDAGA
- the LOC115215941 gene encoding uncharacterized protein LOC115215941 isoform X2: MKLFLIFLLTSCLVVEKTHGLPDLAGIIAGLSGKTIELLKKVTVPILDTQIGFLRSHIEHLVSFFKGSEGDIPVPETSFVLHFVADRCHIIGKRFLLTDFKKCKATVKEAQTGLSATCEKHYQKEAIECAAKEVIDLLQALVKKVQSSA